Proteins from one Drosophila gunungcola strain Sukarami chromosome 3R, Dgunungcola_SK_2, whole genome shotgun sequence genomic window:
- the LOC128258729 gene encoding uncharacterized protein LOC128258729 isoform X2: MSLASRTNVKSGGSEVDLRQRNASIRNLFAPTPAELAKKKEARRERSRSQSSFSLQRIGLPDGIGSRSQMGLPSSNSFDDYNDYALGINQLPMTANQSAARQYNGLDNNELGPSNYAPASVIPRTSHNGWHQSASFELPMSRTPAEHKNWKSTSQLENFINSNEQLQQQQQKQEEYDQDPEQDTCVDFGNEMTWGKSAEKSLPLNHHLQGVGFSGDDQWDLDLQPLEQRESLHSQSYRPAASQSTPLAERLQRFRYRQQLQLQPQQQQQQQPRSGIEPFAGHLSAEQIGVANWQRGNFEGPVDGTGTATGTGPVEAETSAEQEELPPDRVLYPDSEPEEEEAGSRRRVVIRRRIVRTTRTTPQQTAAVDKAIEGPSPGRNGNGERNLGWLTRLRSFGSSNRKNQAGVASATSQHGNQLANTGGNGNSSCNTNPIMAVLRTMKLKERLVISLGATLVLLTLLLIVDVQMDFGVANRHLLQQQHHKIRLGNDYDATGGGGGGGGGMLHEFKRKFLQKRTLQLGFGLK; this comes from the exons ATGTCACTTGCCTCAAGGACGAAT GTTAAGTCGGGCGGCAGCGAAGTGGATTTAAGGCAGCGGAATGCCAGCATCCGGAATCTCTTTGCCCCCACCCCGGCggagttggccaaaaaaaaggaagcccGTCGTGAGAGGAGCCGCAGCCAGAGCAGCTTTTCGCTTCAGAGAATCGGCCTGCCTGATGGAATTGGAAGCCGGAGCCAGATGGGCCTGCCCAGTTCCAATAGCTTCGATGATTACAACGATTACGCCTTGGGCATAAATCAATTGCCAATGACTGCGAATCAATCGGCAGCGAGACAATACAATGGCCTGGATAATAACGAGCTCGGCCCGAGTAACTATGCTCCGGCGTCGGTAATTCCCAGGACTTCGCACAATGGTTGGCATCAGAGTGCATCGTTTGAATTGCCAATGAGCCGGACTCCGGCCGAGCACAAGAACTGGAAGTCAACGAGCCAGctggaaaattttattaacagcaacgaacagctgcagcagcagcagcagaagcaggagGAGTACGACCAGGATCCGGAGCAGGACACTTGTGTTGACTTTGGTAATGAAATGACCTGGGGCAAATCTGCTGAGAAATCGCTGCCATTGAATCACCATCTGCAAGGAGTTGGATTTTCCGGAGACGACCAGTGGGATTTGGACTTGCAGCCGCTGGAGCAACGCGAAAGTTTGCACAGCCAAAG ctaTCGACCGGCGGCCTCTCAGTCGACGCCGCTGGCAGAGCGCCTGCAGCGGTTCCGATACCGCCAGCAATTGCAACTGCagccgcagcaacagcaacagcaacagccgaGGTCTGGTATCGAACCCTTCGCCGGTCATTTATCAGCTGAACAAATAGGCGTAGCCAATTGGCAAAGGGGGAATTTCGAAGGGCCAGTTGACGGGACTGGGACTGCGACTGGGACTGGGCCAGTTGAAGCTGAGACATCAGCggagcaggaggagctgcCGCCGGATCGAGTGCTATATCCAGACTCGGAGCCGGAGGAAGAGGAGGCTGGGTCACGACGCCGCGTTGTGATCAGGCGGCGCATAGTGCGCACCACCCGCACAACTCCGCAGCAAACTGCGGCGGTGGACAAGGCCATCGAAGGCCCAAGTCCTGGACGAAACGGCAACGGGGAACGGAATCTTGGCTGGCTGACCAGGCTGCGCAGCTTCGGATCGAGCAATAGGAAAAATCAGGCTGGTGTCGCATCGGCAACATCGCAACACGGCAATCAACTAGCAAATACTGGTGGCAACGGCAACTCCAGTTGCAACACAAACCCAATCATGGCCGTCCTGCGTACTATGAAACTAAAGGAGCGGCTGGTCATCAGTCTGGGTGCCACCCTCGTCCTGCTGACACTCCTCCTCATCGTCGATGTGCAAATGGACTTCGGGGTGGCCAATCGCCacctgctgcagcagcagcaccacaaGATCCGCCTCGGCAACGACTACGATGCCACGGGCGGCGGgggcggtggcggcggtggaATGCTGCACGAGTTCAAGCGCAAATTCCTGCAGAAGAG AACCTTGCAACTGGGATTCGGTTTAAAATGA